The following are encoded together in the Fibrobacter sp. genome:
- a CDS encoding zinc ribbon domain-containing protein, with product MLCPHCHSELKDDATFCPHCGSDADTGWKEGAEFTDLETPDYDEIVENEFGTDEYGNKKKKANPLAIAAAVIVALAFIAAFILH from the coding sequence ATGCTCTGCCCTCACTGCCACTCCGAATTGAAAGACGACGCCACGTTCTGCCCGCATTGCGGGAGCGACGCCGACACCGGCTGGAAAGAGGGCGCGGAATTTACCGACCTGGAAACGCCAGATTACGACGAAATTGTGGAAAACGAGTTCGGCACGGACGAATACGGCAACAAGAAGAAAAAGGCGAACCCGCTCGCCATTGCAGCTGCGGTGATTGTAGCCCTCGCCTTTATCGCGGCATTTATCCTGCACTAG